A genome region from Thermococcus gorgonarius includes the following:
- a CDS encoding radical SAM protein, whose amino-acid sequence MSIKMSWEEFARSMGVEPQILENKEARLLKQFVMDLKFPTHCQGCQGLDLNNPNPVHHPSYELTPACNHDCIFCYSNVAVKLGKAPKPGYYGWDNPYAITVSQYGEPLLSPRIVEVNKMLRERFPNARLDLQTNGSLLTEELWEKLDFDLVMISLDAASREKHLRITNADTFDAVVNALKIVGSDKSVRSVVRTIFMPGINDEDIPKIAELAASLGIDEMMLQPLTIHELNVERLKKAGLDFDSAESVREFLKAAMEAKKHIDVRISGCQLAIYRTMDPLALFSARRVARDVVPIVKRERNVP is encoded by the coding sequence ATGAGCATTAAAATGAGCTGGGAAGAGTTTGCGAGAAGCATGGGCGTTGAGCCTCAAATCTTGGAAAACAAAGAAGCGAGACTGCTGAAGCAGTTTGTGATGGATCTGAAGTTCCCGACCCATTGCCAGGGCTGTCAGGGACTTGACCTGAACAATCCCAATCCCGTCCACCATCCGAGCTACGAGCTCACCCCGGCGTGCAACCACGACTGCATATTCTGCTATTCAAACGTTGCCGTGAAGCTCGGAAAGGCACCGAAGCCGGGCTACTACGGCTGGGACAACCCGTACGCGATAACCGTCTCCCAGTACGGCGAGCCCTTACTGAGCCCCCGCATCGTCGAGGTAAACAAGATGCTCCGCGAGCGCTTTCCGAACGCGAGGCTCGACCTCCAGACCAACGGCTCGCTCTTAACGGAAGAGCTTTGGGAGAAGCTCGACTTCGACCTCGTGATGATAAGCCTCGACGCGGCAAGCAGGGAGAAGCATCTAAGGATTACGAACGCCGACACCTTTGATGCTGTCGTAAACGCCCTGAAAATAGTCGGAAGCGACAAAAGCGTCCGCTCTGTGGTTAGAACCATCTTCATGCCCGGCATAAACGACGAGGACATACCGAAGATAGCCGAGCTTGCCGCTTCCCTCGGAATAGACGAGATGATGCTCCAGCCCTTAACAATTCACGAGCTCAACGTTGAGAGGCTCAAGAAAGCCGGCCTCGACTTCGATAGTGCCGAGAGCGTGAGAGAGTTCCTGAAAGCGGCTATGGAGGCCAAAAAGCACATAGACGTCCGCATAAGCGGCTGTCAGCTGGCAATCTACAGAACCATGGATCCGCTGGCGCTCTTCAGTGCCAGAAGGGTGGCCAGAGACGTCGTCCCCATCGTGAAGAGGGAGAGAAACGTTCCCTGA
- a CDS encoding ABC transporter permease subunit, with protein sequence MGLIMRIVRDVLLNLILITLALILTASIIALVEENVNRATTEGEGLNLGKMTGESRAEMIKQSVKSYFRKTWDDFTGSERGKTLRAIGLTFAVLTMTMALIFLLGLYWGLRAGYRGGWSNRVLSALAPVFSGIPAWFWALLFLWTLWWKWDIGAVSYANRLLEAKRGGEPEILAQLSALLIPVLALTLSNIVVYAFSVRNLVKREASQEYFFIDVLKGLPDRRVMRKLLRTVLPSFLTFTSYNFLNLMINGMAVEKLFEVPGIGKMLADSATVIYVPNEFGELKIPEFIFDGASVFFVTFVMAVFYFLNSTILEALYLHLDPRREINE encoded by the coding sequence ATGGGATTAATTATGAGGATCGTTAGGGACGTTCTGTTAAACCTGATCCTCATAACCCTCGCCCTCATTCTCACAGCCTCAATAATAGCCCTGGTCGAGGAGAACGTAAACAGGGCGACCACGGAGGGTGAGGGGCTCAACCTGGGAAAAATGACCGGTGAGAGCAGGGCTGAGATGATAAAACAAAGCGTCAAATCCTACTTCAGAAAAACGTGGGATGACTTCACGGGCAGTGAGAGGGGGAAGACACTGAGGGCCATAGGGCTTACCTTCGCGGTGCTCACGATGACCATGGCCCTAATATTCCTTCTGGGCCTCTACTGGGGCCTGAGGGCAGGATACAGGGGTGGATGGTCCAACAGGGTTCTCTCAGCCCTGGCACCGGTATTCTCTGGCATACCAGCATGGTTCTGGGCGCTTCTGTTCCTCTGGACCCTCTGGTGGAAGTGGGATATAGGGGCCGTGAGCTACGCAAACAGGCTCCTCGAAGCAAAGAGGGGCGGCGAACCCGAGATACTAGCCCAACTGAGCGCCCTCCTCATCCCAGTTCTGGCCCTGACCCTCTCCAACATCGTGGTATACGCCTTCAGCGTCAGGAACCTCGTCAAGAGGGAAGCCAGCCAGGAGTACTTTTTCATCGATGTCCTGAAGGGCCTTCCCGATAGGAGGGTAATGAGAAAGCTCCTCAGGACAGTCCTGCCCTCGTTCCTCACCTTCACGAGCTACAACTTCCTCAACCTCATGATCAACGGCATGGCCGTCGAGAAGCTCTTCGAGGTTCCTGGGATCGGGAAGATGCTGGCGGACTCGGCAACTGTCATATACGTGCCCAACGAGTTCGGCGAACTGAAGATACCGGAGTTCATCTTCGACGGGGCGAGCGTGTTCTTCGTGACGTTCGTCATGGCAGTCTTCTACTTCCTCAACTCAACGATACTCGAGGCGCTCTACCTCCATCTGGACCCGAGGAGGGAAATCAATGAGTAG
- a CDS encoding ABC transporter permease subunit → MSRGKKIPRKVSIALTIISIYVATSILGPMLLNGDDLRNWNNPGYWDKNPKAKPPEWYGRFKDLPPSEWLRGTYKEGEYVFVYDFHYRTAPDDVVLFLKTEKSIEVTLTTPDNETIRLFRGSPSLMNYTLHLKLNYPLFEKLAEKRCGMNPIGQSFIGKNVFNIIFSRPKEDCLTNPDPLQGKYRIVVKAQDSPIIRAIHGGKVPKLEPNESIKVFVAGQSHGLLGTDTFGRDVWVGFIAGMRETLLIAFIGALISVGLGLFLGTLGAINGKAGTASNLASRFLTVLPTLPLAMVTIIALGSIRLENATYVIRVHPLVVSLVLGVLLTGNVSRNVRAIVKGELRKEYAESSKALGGSLKWVLKKHVSKILVPYTLEQLALAVPGVIAFLTLLGFFSISPGFNWSTLMSQTIVYNAKYQFLWWQVLPIGVSMGLLALSFVAVANWIEDEFIKI, encoded by the coding sequence ATGAGTAGGGGCAAAAAGATCCCGAGAAAGGTTTCGATCGCCCTCACGATCATATCGATCTACGTCGCAACCTCGATCCTCGGTCCCATGCTCCTCAACGGGGATGACCTCAGGAACTGGAACAACCCGGGCTACTGGGACAAGAACCCCAAGGCAAAGCCGCCGGAGTGGTACGGAAGGTTCAAAGACCTCCCTCCATCGGAGTGGCTGAGGGGCACCTACAAAGAGGGGGAATATGTCTTCGTCTACGACTTCCACTACCGAACGGCACCGGATGACGTGGTTCTCTTCCTGAAGACTGAGAAGTCCATCGAGGTCACCCTGACAACTCCCGACAACGAGACCATCCGGCTCTTCAGGGGCTCACCCAGTCTGATGAACTACACCCTCCATCTGAAGCTGAACTACCCCCTCTTCGAAAAGCTCGCCGAGAAAAGGTGCGGTATGAATCCAATCGGCCAATCCTTCATCGGCAAGAACGTCTTCAACATTATATTTTCAAGGCCCAAGGAAGACTGCCTCACCAATCCCGATCCCCTTCAGGGAAAGTACCGGATTGTCGTAAAGGCACAGGATTCGCCGATAATCCGCGCCATTCACGGCGGAAAAGTCCCGAAGCTGGAACCCAACGAGAGCATCAAGGTTTTCGTCGCCGGGCAGAGTCATGGCCTCCTCGGGACCGACACGTTTGGGCGTGACGTCTGGGTGGGGTTCATAGCCGGAATGAGGGAAACCCTGCTCATAGCGTTCATTGGGGCCTTAATATCGGTTGGGCTGGGCCTCTTCCTCGGAACCCTCGGGGCCATAAACGGAAAAGCCGGAACCGCCTCTAACCTCGCCTCCCGCTTTCTGACGGTGCTCCCGACCCTCCCCCTGGCAATGGTCACTATAATAGCGCTTGGCAGCATCAGACTCGAGAACGCGACCTACGTCATAAGGGTTCACCCGCTGGTTGTTTCACTCGTTCTGGGTGTCCTGCTGACGGGCAACGTCTCAAGGAACGTTCGGGCCATAGTCAAGGGGGAGCTGAGGAAGGAGTACGCCGAGTCCTCGAAGGCACTTGGTGGAAGTCTAAAGTGGGTGCTCAAAAAGCACGTTTCAAAGATCCTGGTACCCTACACTCTGGAGCAGCTGGCCCTGGCGGTTCCAGGCGTCATCGCGTTTTTAACGTTGCTCGGCTTCTTCAGCATCTCGCCAGGATTCAACTGGAGCACTCTTATGAGCCAGACCATAGTGTACAACGCGAAGTATCAGTTCCTCTGGTGGCAGGTTCTTCCGATAGGAGTCTCCATGGGGCTCCTGGCGCTCTCCTTCGTTGCAGTGGCCAACTGGATCGAGGATGAGTTTATTAAGATCTAA
- a CDS encoding 7-cyano-7-deazaguanine synthase, whose protein sequence is MLKCSLCVNDERTAKIDIIDGKLICRECQVYLKHPIDREAVRQGLDELMENVERAIVAYSGGKDSTVALYLAKEVYKVPELEAVMVDHGLMAREAIENARRVAGALEVPFTLLRYDYSDIFREALLKGQSPCRACSKRTMEKLRKYALKNGYRYIITGHELPFGHHPYRLMSGGVVQIRLLSMMTEEERLEILKKLPFELPELPGYTTNCLVLGPALERYWEVHGHSFEHRRIAALVRYGLMSRERAEKELEKPEVPEWQRKLVFERLGLNRGS, encoded by the coding sequence ATGCTCAAGTGCTCACTCTGCGTTAACGATGAGAGGACGGCGAAGATAGATATAATCGACGGAAAGCTAATATGCAGGGAGTGCCAGGTCTACCTAAAACACCCCATAGACAGGGAAGCCGTTAGGCAGGGACTCGATGAGCTTATGGAGAATGTTGAGAGGGCCATCGTTGCCTACTCCGGAGGAAAGGACAGCACCGTGGCACTCTACCTGGCCAAGGAAGTTTACAAGGTTCCAGAGCTTGAGGCTGTTATGGTAGACCATGGTCTCATGGCCAGGGAAGCAATAGAGAACGCTCGCAGGGTTGCTGGAGCCCTTGAAGTTCCATTTACGCTCCTCCGCTACGACTACTCGGACATCTTTCGGGAGGCACTCCTCAAGGGTCAGAGCCCCTGCAGAGCCTGCTCCAAAAGGACAATGGAAAAGCTGAGGAAGTACGCCCTCAAAAACGGCTACCGATACATAATCACCGGCCATGAGCTTCCCTTCGGCCACCACCCTTACAGGCTAATGAGCGGTGGAGTCGTTCAGATAAGGCTCCTCTCAATGATGACTGAGGAGGAGCGCCTTGAGATACTCAAAAAGCTCCCCTTCGAGCTTCCAGAGCTACCAGGTTACACGACCAACTGTCTCGTCCTTGGCCCGGCCTTGGAGCGCTACTGGGAGGTTCACGGACACAGCTTCGAGCATAGAAGAATAGCGGCACTCGTGAGATACGGGCTTATGAGCAGGGAGAGGGCCGAAAAGGAGCTTGAGAAGCCAGAAGTGCCGGAGTGGCAGAGAAAACTCGTCTTCGAGAGACTGGGGCTGAACCGCGGGAGTTGA
- a CDS encoding ABC transporter permease subunit, with protein MAKIDKVITALAPLFSGIPSWFLAILFLYLFYWKLSVFPVDFERNLRDALINGDPTALAHLAGMCLPVITLVTSLVWDYAFNVRNFIKFESESPHILYDKARGLPDRKIMRKLLRTSFPSFLTFTTYNFLDILASVLAVELIFDIHGVGWLMGMSLRVVKEEVEGVKIFYWPWGLFFATFVMMLLYFITTVVLESLYVKLDPRSRREMKL; from the coding sequence GTGGCAAAAATCGACAAGGTCATAACAGCACTCGCCCCGCTTTTCTCAGGCATTCCCTCGTGGTTCCTGGCAATACTCTTCCTGTACCTGTTCTACTGGAAGCTGTCGGTGTTCCCAGTGGACTTCGAGAGAAACCTGAGGGATGCGCTTATAAACGGCGATCCAACCGCGCTGGCCCACCTGGCCGGAATGTGCCTCCCAGTGATAACACTCGTAACCTCCCTCGTCTGGGACTACGCCTTCAACGTACGCAACTTCATAAAGTTCGAAAGTGAGAGCCCCCACATCCTGTACGATAAGGCCAGGGGTCTCCCAGACAGAAAGATAATGAGAAAACTCCTCAGAACCAGCTTTCCCTCGTTCCTCACCTTCACAACCTACAACTTCCTCGATATACTGGCTAGTGTTTTGGCCGTTGAGCTTATCTTCGACATCCACGGCGTTGGATGGCTGATGGGAATGTCTTTGAGGGTCGTGAAGGAGGAAGTGGAGGGCGTGAAGATATTCTACTGGCCCTGGGGGCTGTTTTTTGCGACCTTCGTGATGATGCTCCTGTACTTCATAACAACCGTTGTCCTGGAGAGCCTCTACGTTAAGCTTGACCCAAGGAGCAGGAGGGAGATGAAGCTATGA
- a CDS encoding ABC transporter permease subunit: MKRKPSPKLTISLAIIGLYLLGALLAPHFVDKEGIDNWYNGNYWIRNPRLAPPEWVNLFGSKKPPSRILKPTKEEGRLHVFEYDFHYSRTPQDIKIIFNKTKFERISITLTTPGGESYVLYNSPIIEELSFRASVKKLIEIGRDKGMDVTETDVLFGDALKPLFFKNESGRIVPDEGKYRITIVSSAKPQVFVVGKVYGLMGTDVKRRDLWVGFLWGLRETMILVILTSLLATFLGTLLGVSGGLSGAAGVFSDAVSKISAITPLLPVMIALVPVEGKVGPNGILQMPMGLFILILGFLLSGKISRNVKVMVETEIKKEYIESSVSLGGDRLWILRNHILKVVIPYGIYQLTLLVPRVVALISLLGFFRATPGFNWGTLMASVVIENPRVTIYWWEVLPITLALGIFALAFVLINRDMEDRMSSKNI; this comes from the coding sequence ATGAAGCGAAAGCCCTCCCCCAAGCTCACGATCTCCCTAGCCATCATAGGGCTCTACCTCCTAGGTGCCCTGCTGGCCCCCCACTTCGTGGACAAAGAGGGCATCGACAACTGGTACAACGGAAACTACTGGATCAGGAACCCCAGACTCGCACCACCGGAATGGGTCAACCTCTTCGGATCCAAAAAGCCCCCCAGCAGAATTCTCAAGCCCACGAAGGAGGAGGGAAGACTGCACGTCTTTGAGTACGACTTCCACTACTCTCGGACCCCGCAGGACATAAAGATCATCTTCAACAAAACGAAGTTCGAGAGGATAAGTATAACCCTGACGACACCGGGAGGCGAGAGCTATGTTCTCTACAACTCCCCCATAATTGAAGAGCTTTCCTTCAGGGCAAGCGTTAAGAAGCTCATCGAGATCGGAAGGGATAAGGGAATGGACGTCACCGAAACCGATGTTCTCTTCGGGGACGCCCTGAAGCCCCTGTTCTTTAAAAACGAGAGCGGGAGAATAGTTCCGGATGAGGGGAAGTACCGGATCACGATCGTATCATCGGCCAAACCCCAGGTCTTCGTGGTGGGGAAAGTCTACGGACTGATGGGGACGGACGTCAAAAGGCGGGATCTGTGGGTCGGGTTCCTCTGGGGACTTCGGGAAACCATGATCCTCGTCATCCTCACGAGCCTGCTGGCAACTTTTCTCGGAACCCTGCTTGGGGTAAGCGGTGGTCTTAGCGGAGCGGCAGGGGTCTTTTCCGACGCAGTTTCGAAGATCTCGGCCATAACCCCTCTGCTTCCGGTGATGATTGCCCTTGTCCCAGTGGAGGGAAAAGTAGGGCCCAACGGGATACTTCAGATGCCGATGGGTTTATTCATCCTGATATTAGGCTTCCTGCTCTCCGGCAAGATATCGAGGAACGTAAAGGTGATGGTCGAGACGGAGATCAAGAAGGAGTACATAGAGTCCTCCGTGAGCCTTGGCGGGGACAGATTGTGGATACTGAGGAACCATATACTTAAAGTCGTCATACCGTACGGCATATACCAGCTGACGCTTTTAGTGCCGCGAGTGGTGGCCCTGATCTCACTGCTGGGCTTCTTTAGAGCCACACCTGGGTTCAACTGGGGAACGCTGATGGCGTCGGTGGTGATAGAGAACCCCCGCGTGACCATCTACTGGTGGGAGGTGTTGCCCATAACCCTCGCCCTTGGAATATTCGCTCTTGCCTTCGTGCTGATCAACAGGGATATGGAAGACAGGATGTCCTCGAAAAATATCTAA
- a CDS encoding alanyl-tRNA editing protein produces MTEKLFYRDPYLREAKARITSIEVEGKRVKLTLDRTIFYPEGGGQPSDRGLIEGNGFAVRVDRVAGKEEIVHEGVIEGRTPKVGEEVRLTLDWEWRYENMRAHTGQHILSAVIKGLYGAETTGFQIFPEYNKIEIDYPGELNWEDILEIERKTNEIIWGDVPVEVEVYDDLPDELGTVLRKEVSSKVKPPIRVVRIGTVDVTPCGGTHVKSTREIGFLKILRVYRKSKKLLRVEFATGVRALKYLGELLEDYWDALNEMPNKNRPLVERVRELKEELNGLEAEKDALRRELWEWKSRALLKDAEDIGGVKVVAHLEGGPLKDTQAFVVYLVDKNPNTVALIGGDNYVIFAKNREVTGIAMNELLREVLKETGGGGGGSEVLARGGGFNVKPEEVISVALKKLKGALQRGAP; encoded by the coding sequence ATGACTGAGAAGCTTTTCTATAGAGATCCCTACCTGAGGGAAGCGAAAGCAAGGATTACCAGTATCGAAGTTGAGGGAAAGAGGGTAAAGCTGACCCTTGACAGAACGATATTCTATCCCGAAGGCGGTGGTCAGCCATCTGACAGAGGGCTGATTGAAGGGAACGGCTTTGCAGTGCGGGTTGATAGGGTCGCAGGAAAGGAAGAAATCGTCCACGAGGGCGTTATTGAGGGGAGAACTCCCAAGGTCGGCGAGGAAGTAAGGCTGACACTTGACTGGGAGTGGAGATACGAGAACATGCGCGCCCACACTGGACAGCACATTCTCTCTGCGGTCATCAAAGGCCTTTACGGTGCCGAGACCACTGGCTTCCAGATATTCCCGGAATACAATAAGATAGAGATAGACTACCCGGGCGAGCTCAATTGGGAGGACATCCTTGAGATCGAGAGGAAAACGAACGAGATTATATGGGGAGACGTACCCGTTGAGGTCGAGGTTTACGATGATCTTCCAGATGAGCTGGGGACAGTCCTCAGGAAAGAAGTCTCATCGAAGGTCAAACCTCCGATACGGGTCGTCCGCATCGGGACTGTTGATGTCACTCCCTGTGGTGGAACCCACGTGAAGAGCACGAGGGAAATCGGATTCTTAAAAATCCTCCGCGTTTACAGGAAGAGCAAAAAGCTCCTGCGTGTGGAATTTGCCACCGGAGTGAGGGCCCTGAAGTACCTTGGCGAACTTCTTGAGGACTACTGGGACGCCCTAAATGAGATGCCCAACAAGAACCGTCCGCTGGTTGAGAGAGTCAGGGAGCTGAAGGAAGAACTTAATGGACTTGAAGCTGAGAAGGACGCCCTCAGGAGGGAGCTTTGGGAATGGAAATCCAGAGCGCTTCTCAAGGATGCAGAAGATATTGGCGGTGTTAAGGTTGTTGCGCACTTGGAAGGTGGTCCTCTGAAGGACACCCAGGCCTTCGTGGTGTACCTTGTGGATAAGAACCCGAACACGGTAGCTCTAATCGGTGGCGATAACTACGTCATCTTCGCAAAGAACAGGGAAGTCACGGGAATAGCCATGAACGAGCTCCTCCGGGAGGTTCTGAAAGAAACTGGTGGCGGTGGGGGCGGTAGCGAGGTACTGGCCAGGGGCGGGGGCTTTAATGTGAAACCGGAGGAGGTCATTAGTGTGGCCCTGAAAAAGCTAAAGGGTGCCCTCCAGAGGGGTGCCCCTTGA
- a CDS encoding V-type ATP synthase subunit D — MAELLNVKPTRMELLNLKRRITLAKKGHKLLKDKQDALIMEFFTIYDEALSLREELNKKMESAFDALLNAQLETGTLRLKEAALSVKPNHEIEIKQRNVMGVSVPLIEAESFRRNVQERGYSFVSTDPSVDLVAEKFEEVLDLVVRLAEVEETLKRLAKEIETTKRRVNALEYIIIPRMEATVKFIKQRLDEMERENFFRLKRVKALIEARSQGGA; from the coding sequence ATGGCAGAACTGCTCAACGTGAAACCAACGAGGATGGAGCTCCTCAACCTCAAGAGGCGCATTACGTTAGCGAAGAAAGGCCACAAGCTCCTCAAGGACAAGCAGGACGCTTTGATAATGGAGTTCTTCACGATCTACGACGAAGCACTGAGCCTTCGTGAAGAGCTCAACAAGAAAATGGAGAGTGCCTTTGATGCCCTCCTAAATGCTCAGCTGGAGACTGGAACTCTTAGACTAAAAGAGGCGGCGCTCTCAGTTAAGCCGAACCATGAAATAGAGATAAAGCAGAGGAACGTTATGGGCGTCTCTGTTCCATTAATCGAGGCTGAGTCCTTCAGGAGGAATGTTCAGGAGAGGGGCTACTCCTTTGTTTCAACTGACCCCTCGGTTGATTTGGTTGCTGAAAAGTTTGAGGAAGTTCTTGATCTCGTGGTTCGCCTGGCTGAAGTTGAGGAGACCCTCAAGAGGCTAGCGAAGGAAATTGAAACCACCAAGAGGCGCGTTAACGCGCTTGAGTACATTATCATACCGAGGATGGAGGCAACGGTCAAGTTCATCAAGCAGCGCTTGGATGAGATGGAGCGCGAGAACTTCTTCAGGCTGAAGAGGGTCAAGGCGTTAATCGAGGCTCGCTCTCAAGGTGGGGCTTAA
- a CDS encoding ATP synthase subunit B, translating into MPGMEYSTVSKIYGPLMIVEGVKGVAYGEVVEIETESGEKRKGQVLEARENLAIVQVFEGTRDLDVKSTRVRFTGETLKVPVSMDMLGRIFNGIGKPIDGGPEIIPEDRRDVHGAPLNPVARAYPRDFIQTGISAIDGMNTLVRGQKLPIFSGSGLPHNMLAAQIARQAKVLGEEEQFAVVFAAMGITYEEANFFKKSFEETGAIERAVLFLNLADDPAIERIITPRMALTVAEYLAFDYDMQVLVILTDMTNYAEALREISAAREEVPGRRGYPGYMYTDLATIYERAGRVRGKKGSITQMPILTMPDDDITHPIPDLTGYITEGQIVLSRELHRKGIYPPIDVLPSLSRLMKDGIGKGRTREDHPQLSQQLYAAYAEGRSLRDLVAVVGEEALSETDRKYLKFADRFEREFVAQRYDEDRSIFETLDLGWELLAELPESELKRVRKEYILKYHPKYRKRA; encoded by the coding sequence ATGCCGGGAATGGAGTACTCAACCGTTAGCAAGATTTACGGACCGCTCATGATCGTCGAGGGTGTCAAAGGCGTAGCTTACGGTGAGGTCGTCGAGATAGAGACCGAGAGCGGGGAGAAGAGGAAGGGACAGGTTCTTGAGGCGAGGGAAAACCTGGCCATTGTCCAGGTCTTCGAGGGAACCCGTGATCTGGACGTCAAGAGCACGCGCGTCCGCTTCACCGGCGAGACCTTGAAGGTTCCCGTTTCAATGGACATGCTGGGCAGGATATTCAACGGTATCGGTAAGCCCATCGACGGCGGGCCTGAGATCATCCCCGAGGACAGGCGCGACGTCCACGGTGCACCGCTCAACCCCGTTGCCCGTGCTTACCCGAGGGACTTCATCCAGACCGGTATCTCTGCCATAGACGGTATGAACACCCTCGTTAGGGGTCAGAAGCTTCCAATCTTCAGCGGTTCCGGTCTGCCGCACAACATGCTCGCGGCCCAGATAGCGAGGCAGGCTAAGGTCCTCGGTGAGGAGGAGCAGTTCGCCGTGGTTTTCGCGGCGATGGGTATCACCTACGAAGAGGCCAACTTCTTCAAGAAGAGCTTCGAAGAAACTGGTGCAATAGAGAGGGCCGTCCTGTTCCTTAACTTAGCGGACGACCCGGCCATTGAGAGAATCATTACACCCCGTATGGCCCTGACCGTTGCGGAATACCTGGCTTTCGACTACGATATGCAGGTTCTGGTTATCCTCACTGACATGACCAACTACGCCGAGGCTTTGCGTGAGATCTCCGCGGCAAGGGAAGAGGTCCCCGGAAGGCGCGGTTATCCGGGTTACATGTACACCGACTTAGCTACCATCTACGAAAGGGCTGGCCGTGTCAGGGGCAAGAAGGGAAGTATAACCCAGATGCCCATCCTGACGATGCCGGACGATGACATCACCCACCCGATTCCGGACCTTACCGGTTACATCACCGAGGGCCAGATAGTCCTCAGCAGGGAACTCCACAGGAAGGGAATCTACCCGCCGATAGACGTCCTGCCCTCCCTGAGCCGTCTGATGAAGGACGGTATCGGTAAGGGAAGAACCAGGGAAGACCACCCACAGCTCAGCCAGCAGCTCTACGCGGCCTATGCAGAAGGAAGGTCGCTTAGGGATCTCGTGGCAGTCGTCGGTGAGGAGGCTTTGAGCGAGACCGACAGGAAGTACCTCAAGTTCGCCGACAGGTTTGAGCGTGAATTCGTCGCCCAGCGCTACGATGAGGACAGGAGCATCTTCGAGACCCTCGACCTTGGATGGGAGCTTCTTGCCGAGCTCCCGGAGAGCGAGCTCAAGCGTGTCAGGAAGGAGTACATCCTCAAGTACCACCCGAAGTACAGGAAGAGGGCCTAA